The Drosophila bipectinata strain 14024-0381.07 chromosome 2L, DbipHiC1v2, whole genome shotgun sequence genome has a segment encoding these proteins:
- the Tim23 gene encoding mitochondrial import inner membrane translocase subunit Tim23 isoform X2: protein MSDDFLRKPFSLAPAAPVEEGATTNYTPVTSTFSSAPVSPYLNYDSRFLQQAQPEFIFPEGANKQRGRFELAFSQIGTSVMIGGGIGGVAGVYNGFKVTKALNQTGKLRRTHKVRERQTLWVLWRCYIRRVECCCSSFVGKMTMLIQ, encoded by the exons atgagTGACGACTTTCTACGAAAACCATTCTCCTTGGCGCCCGCAGCACCCG TTGAAGAAGGAGCAACAACAAACTACACTCCAGTTACGAGCACTTTTAGTAGTGCCCCGGTTTCACCGTACCTCAATTATGATTCAAGGTTCTTGCAGCAAGCACAGCCTGAGTTTATCTTTCCTGAAGGCGCTAACAAACAGCGTGGACGCTTTGAGCTAGCATTTTCCCAGATTGGTACTTCGGTAATGATTGGCGGTGGAATTGGCGGAGTTGCGGGCGTATATAATGGTTTTAAAGTCACCAAGGCGCTGAATCAGACAGGAAAACTGCGGCGAACCCA CAAGGTTCGGGAACGGCAAACACTCTGGGTACTCTGGCGGTGCTATATTCGGCGTGTGGAGTGTTGTTGCAGTTCGTTCGTGGGGAAGATGACCATGTTAATACAATGA
- the Gpb5 gene encoding thyrostimulin beta-5 subunit, whose amino-acid sequence MPGYLILISTLFFGAPLVRGLASQLVQLEPINNGPPVMSLGCHRRLYSYKVTQSDPLGHECWDYVSVWSCWGRCDSSEISDWKFPYKRSFHPVCVHAQRQPAIAILKNCHPGADESTNKYQYMEAVKCHCHTCSTQDTSCEAPANNLMDRKVLTLTGGGSNDLDY is encoded by the exons ATGCCAGGCTACCTTATTCT aatatctactcttttttttggaGCACCATTAGTACGTGGGCTAGCATCGCAACTGGTACAACTTGAGCCCATCAACAACGGACCACCTGTAATGTCTCTGGGATGTCACCGACGATTGTATTCGTACAAAGTGACGCAATCCGACCCTCTAGGTCACGAATGCTGGGACTATGTAAGCGTATGGTCTTGCTGGGGAAGGTGCGACTCAAGTGAGATCTCAGATTGGAAATTCCCTTACAAACGGTCATTTCACCCTGTTTGCGTTCACGCACAACGCCAGCCGGCGATAGCAATTCTTAAAAACTGTCATCCTGGAGCCGATGAAAGCACCAATAAGTACCAATATATGGAGGCGGTGAAGTGCCACTGTCACACTTGTTCCACACAGGACACCAGTTGCGAAGCTCCAGCAAATAACCTAATGGACCGAAAGGTACTTACGCTTACTGGTGGAGGTTCTAATGATCTGGACTACTAG
- the Tim23 gene encoding mitochondrial import inner membrane translocase subunit Tim23 isoform X1: MSDDFLRKPFSLAPAAPVEEGATTNYTPVTSTFSSAPVSPYLNYDSRFLQQAQPEFIFPEGANKQRGRFELAFSQIGTSVMIGGGIGGVAGVYNGFKVTKALNQTGKLRRTQLINHIMKQGSGTANTLGTLAVLYSACGVLLQFVRGEDDHVNTMMAGSATGLLYKSTAGLRRCALGGAIGLGISSLYCLYLLAQENTTNSSPKFL, from the exons atgagTGACGACTTTCTACGAAAACCATTCTCCTTGGCGCCCGCAGCACCCG TTGAAGAAGGAGCAACAACAAACTACACTCCAGTTACGAGCACTTTTAGTAGTGCCCCGGTTTCACCGTACCTCAATTATGATTCAAGGTTCTTGCAGCAAGCACAGCCTGAGTTTATCTTTCCTGAAGGCGCTAACAAACAGCGTGGACGCTTTGAGCTAGCATTTTCCCAGATTGGTACTTCGGTAATGATTGGCGGTGGAATTGGCGGAGTTGCGGGCGTATATAATGGTTTTAAAGTCACCAAGGCGCTGAATCAGACAGGAAAACTGCGGCGAACCCA ATTAATCAATCACATTATGAAGCAAGGTTCGGGAACGGCAAACACTCTGGGTACTCTGGCGGTGCTATATTCGGCGTGTGGAGTGTTGTTGCAGTTCGTTCGTGGGGAAGATGACCATGTTAATACAATGATGGCAGGCTCTGCCACAGGATTGCTGTATAAATCAACGG cTGGCCTACGGAGGTGTGCACTTGGTGGCGCTATTGGGCTAGGCATTTCGTCGCTCTATTGCTTATACCTTTTAGCCCAAGAAAACACCACAAACTCAAGTCCAAAATTCCTGTAG